Proteins co-encoded in one Spirosoma endbachense genomic window:
- a CDS encoding cation:proton antiporter — protein MDIFTAASALVGISALLSYVNARFVRLPGTIGVVVLTLVLIVLVLIVGNVSSGFARMLIGITEQIDFSKTLLDVMLGFLLFAAALHFDLDDLKQQFRPVLILSTVGVLFSTALFGIGFYFLTNAFGFPVPLVYCFLFGALISPTDPVAVGAVLKDSPIPRRLETIITGESLFNDGVGLVLFISLQEVADPSVNFFLSDAILLFCREVFGGISIGLLMGFVAYRLIKVSDDFHTVVLLSLALVMILSVVANALHVSVPLAEVSAGLLLGSRLPGADKINSPKFYLDRFWHLIDEILNTILFVMIGLQIVVLPFLNNYLLIGLATVVLAIVARSLSILLPYLLQFQLSRLKPGSLRILTWAGLRGGISVALALSLPDSPYRELILASCYCIVIFSIIGQGLTLKKVVNSVAKKQAS, from the coding sequence ATGGATATTTTCACCGCTGCCAGTGCGCTGGTTGGAATCAGTGCGTTACTCTCCTACGTCAATGCCCGCTTTGTGCGACTACCCGGAACGATCGGGGTTGTTGTGCTGACACTAGTCTTAATCGTTTTAGTGCTGATCGTTGGCAATGTCTCTTCGGGTTTTGCCAGAATGCTGATCGGCATTACAGAACAGATTGACTTTTCGAAAACGCTGCTCGACGTAATGCTGGGTTTTCTGCTCTTTGCAGCTGCCCTTCATTTCGACCTCGACGATCTGAAGCAGCAGTTTCGTCCGGTATTGATTTTGAGTACAGTGGGCGTACTGTTTTCCACGGCCCTATTCGGCATTGGATTCTATTTTCTGACGAATGCTTTTGGCTTTCCCGTTCCACTTGTTTATTGCTTTCTGTTTGGTGCGCTGATTTCACCTACCGACCCGGTAGCCGTTGGCGCCGTACTCAAGGACTCGCCCATTCCCCGGCGGCTGGAAACGATCATTACCGGCGAATCGCTGTTCAACGATGGCGTTGGCCTTGTACTGTTCATTTCGTTACAGGAAGTAGCCGACCCCAGCGTTAATTTTTTTCTGTCTGACGCGATCCTGTTGTTCTGCCGTGAAGTATTTGGTGGCATATCAATAGGGCTGCTGATGGGATTTGTCGCCTATCGGCTTATCAAGGTCTCCGATGATTTCCACACCGTTGTTCTGCTGTCGCTGGCTCTGGTCATGATCCTTTCGGTAGTCGCCAATGCGCTGCACGTGTCGGTTCCGCTGGCCGAAGTTTCGGCTGGGCTGTTGTTAGGAAGTCGACTACCAGGCGCCGACAAAATCAATTCGCCCAAATTTTACCTGGATCGGTTCTGGCACTTGATAGACGAGATTCTGAACACGATTTTGTTTGTAATGATCGGCTTACAAATCGTTGTGTTACCTTTTCTGAACAACTACCTGTTAATCGGTTTGGCTACGGTAGTGCTGGCTATCGTAGCGCGAAGCCTGAGCATTCTCCTGCCCTATCTGCTTCAGTTTCAATTATCAAGGCTCAAACCGGGCAGTCTTCGTATTCTCACCTGGGCAGGGCTACGGGGAGGCATTTCCGTAGCCCTTGCCCTATCGCTCCCCGATTCGCCTTACCGGGAATTGATTCTGGCGAGTTGTTATTGCATCGTTATTTTCTCCATCATTGGCCAGGGACTTACCCTGAAAAAAGTCGTAAATTCGGTCGCGAAGAAACAAGCTTCCTGA
- a CDS encoding YceI family protein, which produces METKQFNIVGAQSQIEWIGRKVTGSHNGTISLKEGALFLNESGQLIGGTFSIDTTSIRILDIADPATNAQFAGHLASEDFFSSEKFPTATFEITSTDRTADTTYHIQGNLTIKGITHPIDFDADVTTNGDTIDASGKIVIDRTKYGMKFRSGNFFKDLGDTLIYNQIDLTVDLVATFAHETLLA; this is translated from the coding sequence ATGGAAACGAAACAGTTTAATATAGTCGGAGCACAAAGCCAGATTGAGTGGATCGGTCGCAAGGTTACCGGATCACACAATGGTACAATTTCGCTTAAAGAAGGGGCGCTTTTTCTTAACGAAAGCGGCCAGCTTATTGGTGGAACGTTCAGTATTGACACAACGTCGATTCGGATATTGGACATTGCCGATCCGGCTACCAATGCTCAATTTGCTGGCCACCTTGCTTCGGAAGATTTTTTCTCTTCCGAAAAATTCCCTACCGCTACGTTTGAGATTACGTCAACCGATCGCACTGCCGACACAACGTATCATATTCAGGGCAATCTGACCATCAAAGGAATTACGCACCCAATTGATTTCGATGCGGATGTGACGACTAACGGCGATACCATCGACGCATCCGGCAAGATCGTGATCGATCGTACCAAATACGGGATGAAGTTTCGCTCTGGCAATTTCTTCAAGGATTTGGGCGATACGCTTATCTACAACCAGATTGATCTGACCGTCGATCTGGTTGCGACGTTTGCTCACGAAACTCTCCTTGCTTAA
- a CDS encoding tautomerase family protein produces the protein MPYVKIEVTREGVSREKKQALIKGVTELITNVLNKDPHLTHVVIQEIDLDDWGYAGEQVSVLRENGITADKK, from the coding sequence ATGCCTTACGTAAAGATCGAAGTAACCCGCGAAGGCGTTTCGCGGGAGAAAAAACAGGCGCTAATCAAAGGCGTAACCGAACTCATCACGAATGTACTGAACAAAGATCCGCACCTCACGCACGTGGTCATTCAGGAAATAGACCTCGACGACTGGGGTTATGCGGGCGAACAGGTATCCGTTCTACGGGAAAATGGAATAACGGCGGATAAAAAATAG
- a CDS encoding sulfatase family protein → MRYLYCLLGLIFLAVIGLFSCEKDAVRPNILFILADDWSYPYASIYGDKSIRTPNLDRLAANGTVFTNAYCASPSCTPSRAAMLTGRYPHNLGEGVNLCGRLEHRIPTYVQLLEKEGYAVAFDRKGWAPGDFHKMGYTENPAGKPAVFAPFIDSIPKGQPFFFWFGTNDPHRPFDLNNGKKAGIDPQKINLPAFLPDVPEIRGDVADYLSEVERFDREIGDLLRKLESSGQLENTIIVVASDNGMPFPHAKANLYDYGTHVPLLISRFSKSGSLPKRNDSFVNLIDLTPTFLDWAGVKQRPEMDGISLLPVLNGEKTVHRPAVFLERERHCLCRAEFEYGAGYPMRAIRTKGYLYIRNFRPDRMPAGDETIPGTPSVFGDVDGGPTKVYMMDHRNDAAVKPLFSLGFGKRPADELYILKDDPYTIRNQATNSAYADIKKDLQKRLDQWMNEENDPRRNGGGDQIDKYESTTHAWITRTGIIFLDE, encoded by the coding sequence ATGAGATACCTGTATTGCCTGTTGGGATTGATTTTTCTGGCTGTTATTGGCCTGTTTTCCTGCGAAAAAGACGCAGTGCGCCCGAATATTCTCTTCATTCTGGCAGATGACTGGAGTTATCCATATGCCAGTATTTACGGAGACAAATCGATCAGAACACCTAATCTCGATCGTCTGGCCGCGAACGGTACTGTTTTTACCAACGCTTATTGTGCATCTCCATCCTGCACGCCATCGCGGGCGGCCATGTTAACAGGGCGTTATCCGCATAATCTGGGCGAAGGAGTAAACCTGTGCGGCAGACTCGAACACCGGATTCCAACATACGTGCAGCTTTTAGAAAAAGAAGGTTACGCCGTTGCTTTCGATCGGAAAGGCTGGGCTCCGGGCGATTTCCATAAAATGGGCTATACCGAAAATCCGGCGGGAAAACCGGCTGTATTTGCCCCTTTTATTGACAGTATACCGAAAGGTCAACCGTTTTTCTTCTGGTTTGGGACGAATGATCCACACCGCCCTTTTGACCTGAATAATGGTAAAAAAGCGGGGATTGATCCTCAAAAAATCAATCTGCCAGCCTTTTTGCCGGATGTGCCGGAAATCCGGGGAGACGTTGCCGATTATCTGTCGGAGGTGGAGCGATTTGACCGCGAGATCGGTGATTTGCTCAGGAAACTGGAAAGCTCCGGCCAGCTCGAAAATACGATCATTGTTGTGGCATCTGACAACGGGATGCCGTTTCCTCATGCGAAAGCCAATCTGTATGATTATGGAACGCATGTTCCGCTGCTGATCAGCCGCTTTTCTAAAAGCGGAAGTTTGCCCAAACGCAACGATTCATTTGTGAACCTAATCGATTTGACGCCGACGTTTTTAGATTGGGCTGGGGTTAAACAACGGCCTGAGATGGACGGCATTAGCCTGTTGCCGGTGCTGAATGGGGAGAAAACAGTTCATCGGCCAGCGGTTTTTCTGGAACGCGAGCGGCATTGCCTGTGTCGGGCCGAATTTGAGTACGGAGCGGGTTATCCGATGCGGGCCATCCGAACGAAGGGCTATCTGTACATCCGCAACTTCCGGCCTGATCGCATGCCTGCGGGCGATGAGACGATTCCGGGCACCCCTTCCGTATTTGGCGACGTCGATGGTGGTCCAACCAAAGTGTATATGATGGATCACCGCAACGACGCAGCCGTGAAACCGTTGTTTTCACTCGGCTTCGGCAAGCGCCCGGCCGATGAATTATACATCCTGAAAGATGATCCCTATACGATTCGTAACCAGGCCACTAATTCGGCATATGCAGACATCAAAAAGGATTTACAGAAACGATTAGACCAGTGGATGAACGAGGAAAATGACCCCCGCCGAAATGGTGGTGGCGACCAGATCGACAAGTACGAGTCGACAACCCACGCCTGGATAACCCGCACCGGTATTATTTTTCTGGATGAGTGA
- a CDS encoding LLM class flavin-dependent oxidoreductase encodes MEIGIDSFASALYGSHSLSSVDAMEQLLDRISLADEVGLHVFGIGEHHKKEFLDSATAVILAAAASRTKRIRLTSAVSVLSTADPVRVYQNFATVDLISKGRAELVVGRGSSVEAYPLFGFSLNDYDALFQEKLDLLLKIRDNEFVNWSGRFRSAIPNLPVYPRAVQPKLPIWLGVGGTPESFIRAGQLGLPLMVAIIGGHTARFRPLVDLYREAGRKAGFTPDQLTVGLHSPGYVSNSTEQAITEYYPGYAELWTKLGRERGWPPVTKAQFDSLMSPTGVLVLGGPEQVAEKLLRHSQALGGVDRFTFQMDNAGLTHDQLMASIDLIGKEVIPRINAR; translated from the coding sequence ATGGAAATAGGAATTGACAGCTTTGCTTCGGCTCTGTACGGAAGCCATTCATTGAGTAGCGTGGATGCGATGGAGCAACTACTCGACCGAATTAGTTTGGCTGATGAAGTGGGGTTACACGTCTTCGGCATTGGTGAACATCATAAAAAAGAATTTCTGGATTCGGCAACGGCGGTTATTCTGGCCGCAGCGGCCAGTCGGACAAAACGCATTCGTCTGACCAGCGCCGTAAGCGTACTGAGCACCGCCGATCCTGTGCGGGTTTATCAGAATTTTGCCACCGTAGACCTGATTTCCAAAGGGCGGGCGGAGCTCGTCGTTGGGCGCGGCTCGTCGGTAGAAGCCTATCCGCTGTTCGGATTTAGTCTGAACGACTACGATGCCCTGTTTCAGGAGAAACTGGACCTGCTGCTAAAAATACGGGATAACGAGTTCGTTAACTGGTCGGGTCGGTTCCGTTCTGCCATTCCGAATCTGCCGGTATATCCGCGAGCCGTGCAACCTAAACTGCCGATATGGCTCGGCGTAGGTGGCACACCCGAATCGTTTATTCGGGCGGGGCAGTTGGGCCTGCCGCTGATGGTAGCCATTATTGGCGGCCATACGGCCCGGTTCCGTCCACTGGTCGATCTGTACCGGGAGGCTGGCCGGAAAGCCGGGTTTACGCCTGATCAGTTGACAGTAGGCTTACACTCTCCCGGCTACGTCTCCAACTCTACTGAACAGGCAATTACCGAATATTACCCCGGCTACGCGGAGTTGTGGACGAAACTGGGTCGCGAGCGCGGCTGGCCACCCGTTACGAAGGCTCAGTTCGATTCGCTCATGTCACCGACGGGTGTACTGGTGCTTGGCGGCCCCGAGCAGGTCGCCGAAAAATTGCTCCGGCACAGTCAGGCATTGGGTGGCGTCGATCGGTTTACCTTTCAAATGGACAATGCAGGATTAACGCATGATCAGCTAATGGCCTCGATTGACCTGATCGGTAAGGAAGTTATCCCCCGCATCAACGCTCGCTAG
- a CDS encoding nuclear transport factor 2 family protein, with amino-acid sequence METNQEAIAAITTMLNSYFNGIYEGDVVLLGGTFNPGTLLFGDVNGQPYARILDQYLDGVKNRQSPKESGKPFKGEIISIDVIHSIAMAKVRVKMYDFNYHEFLSFHKLDGHWLIVNKMITHVNE; translated from the coding sequence ATGGAAACCAATCAGGAAGCAATAGCAGCGATTACAACTATGCTGAACAGTTATTTTAACGGCATTTATGAAGGCGATGTTGTGCTTTTAGGTGGTACGTTTAACCCCGGAACACTACTTTTTGGGGATGTGAACGGACAGCCTTATGCCAGAATCCTGGATCAATATCTGGACGGAGTAAAAAATCGACAAAGCCCAAAAGAATCCGGGAAGCCATTTAAAGGTGAAATTATCTCTATTGATGTGATCCATTCCATCGCGATGGCCAAAGTCAGGGTGAAGATGTATGACTTCAACTACCACGAGTTTCTGTCATTTCATAAGCTGGACGGCCATTGGCTCATTGTCAATAAAATGATTACGCACGTTAACGAATAA
- a CDS encoding Crp/Fnr family transcriptional regulator translates to MEAQTIIKQHIAKTATLTDDQFDYFFSHFKRHSFRKGQVVVSEGERVENEFFVLSGCLKAFFINDEVKMYILQFAMPTWWTSDYDALYNQSRATINIDCITDAEVLSISNQDREKVCQELHQVEHFFRWRTNKGYIAVQKRLVSLMTKNTQKRYEELLAQYPQLYDIVPKHLIAAYLGVSRETLSRLYLAHK, encoded by the coding sequence ATGGAAGCCCAGACGATCATTAAACAACATATTGCCAAAACGGCTACCCTGACCGATGACCAGTTCGACTACTTTTTTTCGCACTTTAAACGCCATTCCTTCCGGAAAGGGCAGGTGGTTGTTAGTGAAGGGGAACGTGTCGAAAATGAATTCTTTGTGCTGTCGGGGTGTCTGAAAGCCTTTTTTATCAATGATGAAGTGAAAATGTACATTCTACAGTTCGCCATGCCAACCTGGTGGACGTCGGACTATGATGCATTGTACAATCAATCCAGAGCTACGATAAATATTGACTGTATTACCGATGCCGAGGTACTTTCCATCTCGAATCAGGATCGGGAAAAAGTCTGCCAGGAACTGCATCAGGTGGAACACTTCTTTCGCTGGCGAACCAACAAAGGCTACATCGCCGTGCAAAAACGGCTTGTATCGCTCATGACCAAGAATACCCAAAAAAGGTATGAAGAGTTGCTGGCGCAGTATCCTCAGTTATACGACATCGTCCCTAAACACCTGATAGCTGCTTATCTGGGTGTATCCAGAGAAACTTTGAGTCGACTTTATCTGGCTCATAAATAG
- a CDS encoding putative Ig domain-containing protein, with the protein MKQLLFVTLFVILTNGYTTTLAQIKPAVLPDVFPPSPNAAALAKYGDVPVSLFTGVPNISIPMFEIKTKRLSLSVGLSYHAGGHKLEDQASTVGLGWSLIAGGVITRSMRGLPDEQANGYFNGAPHIAQVHNDVQKLRQAADGLIDTQPDLFSFNFGGYSGKFYFDQAGVVHSSFLNKFLIKPPFGQNMRSGGWSVITEDGTEYIFEATENQTSTNICSNGTGFSMNLRTPPSYISTWHLTKIISPDLSDQITFTYGPSSRVIYKVMGSETKYIRDKDEQGNSSAAPSSSQTYCDNQLVTDTRVLGRITFSNGYIDFDYVLGSRSDLPGAQTLKRVGLYDSQNNQIKEFILEQNYFIYETGLTKLKLTKVQEQRSNFNPQATFPRPAVAVLASLPAYTFEYFDKGTSLNTHNRYAQDHWGFYNGIDNPLTTFVPERQLTNTKGTPITFPGANRNPTLAGSQTFTLKRLNYPTGGYTDFTYELHDVVEPGLPFTNKATPTTLSISDNNPTPREFEINSGDTNTQTFISLNMTTPPCNNSTVSDCGGASGFPAGCTQVIIEKCLSTSNPSTGFPGFPTNSCTLWGQPIILTGYFKNLTCNSIALANGRYRLKVNGGNGGHYTVNLSYYDKEIEFAIDGTALPNKKVGGLRIKKISTVASASDLNPIIKTYSYRNSSGISTGKVLSVPLYSYPTKVYACDKNGTCGTFDYIVNSSSSNVTLGTAAGSTVSYTSVIVANGENAENGQESHFFSFYPDLITGGFPFGPSTTFDHLRGLEQQKTVYKKNNSIFSPVDDIQNNYKTDAFAPTKISGLKVGYRLEGWNTGYNQDLSENYALGEFEEQTNWLYLETSQHRIYDSESANYTQSQQANVYGLNHLQLIKQTGINSDGTVYITELKYPADYPTATGALAEMRGSRNMQNSVVEKLDKVQRSGDSEKLLQGTLNTYATITNTGAVSRVVLQSVSQTELNSPSSSAPVYEEQQTFRYDSSANIVEAKRKGNRYTSYVWGYNAALPIAEIQNATASEVQAQLSTDGTLSDAATIRNVLNRLRSQLSQALVTGYTYFPHIGIESTTTPASLTTYYEYDKLARLERIRNNNHDIIKEYAYAYREPNTLPNNDETGNQPPSQSGSIPDQTISLNQAFTYTIPTNLFTDPEGEALTYSINGLPNGLSFTNGAITGTTTMPGDFLITLTATDSDGLSSSTSFFLTVSNCSGIDPYIVTGTFSSSTPVSLNAINQMETDASQPVTINPEATVQLKAGQLIQLKPGFTIKPGATFRAYNGPCN; encoded by the coding sequence ATGAAGCAACTACTATTTGTAACGCTTTTTGTCATACTCACGAATGGGTATACCACAACCCTGGCACAAATAAAACCGGCGGTTTTGCCAGATGTATTCCCGCCCTCGCCCAATGCCGCAGCTCTAGCAAAATATGGCGATGTACCGGTTAGTTTGTTCACCGGTGTTCCCAATATCAGCATACCAATGTTTGAGATCAAGACCAAGCGCTTGAGTCTATCGGTTGGTCTGTCTTATCATGCCGGAGGGCATAAACTAGAAGACCAGGCTAGTACTGTTGGGTTAGGTTGGAGTTTGATAGCAGGCGGGGTTATTACGCGTAGTATGCGTGGTTTACCCGACGAGCAAGCTAATGGCTACTTTAATGGGGCTCCTCATATCGCTCAGGTGCATAACGATGTCCAAAAATTAAGGCAGGCAGCCGACGGCCTAATTGACACCCAACCCGACCTGTTCAGTTTTAATTTTGGAGGCTATTCGGGTAAGTTTTACTTTGACCAGGCTGGCGTAGTCCATTCAAGTTTTCTAAACAAATTCCTCATTAAACCGCCTTTTGGACAGAATATGCGCTCTGGTGGCTGGTCAGTCATTACCGAAGATGGAACCGAATACATATTCGAAGCAACTGAAAATCAGACCTCAACAAATATTTGTAGCAATGGTACTGGTTTTTCCATGAACCTACGCACACCGCCTAGCTACATTTCAACCTGGCATTTAACCAAAATCATATCGCCCGACCTGTCAGATCAAATTACTTTTACTTATGGGCCTTCATCGCGAGTCATCTATAAAGTGATGGGTTCAGAGACAAAGTACATTCGGGATAAAGACGAACAAGGAAATTCTTCAGCAGCACCCTCCTCCAGCCAAACGTATTGCGATAATCAGCTCGTAACAGACACGAGGGTCTTAGGTCGAATCACCTTTAGTAACGGTTACATAGATTTCGATTACGTTCTAGGGTCACGAAGTGATTTGCCAGGTGCCCAAACGTTGAAACGAGTTGGCTTATATGATAGTCAGAACAACCAGATTAAAGAGTTTATTCTAGAGCAAAACTATTTCATTTATGAAACGGGGCTCACCAAACTCAAGTTAACCAAAGTGCAGGAGCAGCGTAGTAATTTCAATCCACAGGCAACTTTCCCTCGTCCTGCGGTCGCAGTTTTGGCTTCTTTGCCAGCCTACACGTTCGAGTATTTTGACAAAGGGACCTCATTAAATACACACAACCGATACGCTCAGGATCATTGGGGCTTTTACAATGGTATTGATAATCCACTAACTACGTTTGTGCCAGAGCGCCAGCTGACCAATACCAAAGGTACACCAATCACTTTTCCCGGCGCGAATCGTAATCCTACATTAGCTGGTTCACAGACATTTACTTTAAAGCGACTCAATTATCCTACCGGGGGTTATACTGATTTTACATATGAACTACACGATGTTGTTGAACCGGGACTACCATTTACAAATAAAGCAACACCTACAACACTTTCAATATCAGACAATAACCCTACCCCTCGAGAATTTGAGATTAACTCCGGAGACACCAATACACAGACGTTTATTAGTCTTAACATGACGACTCCGCCCTGTAATAATAGCACAGTGAGCGATTGTGGAGGAGCATCTGGTTTCCCGGCTGGATGTACTCAGGTTATTATTGAAAAATGCCTCAGTACGTCTAATCCGAGCACAGGTTTCCCCGGTTTTCCAACTAATTCATGTACACTCTGGGGTCAGCCAATTATATTAACTGGCTACTTTAAAAACCTAACCTGTAACTCTATTGCCCTGGCGAACGGCCGGTATCGATTAAAAGTAAACGGAGGCAATGGTGGTCATTATACTGTTAACTTGTCGTATTATGATAAAGAAATTGAGTTTGCTATTGACGGCACGGCATTGCCTAATAAGAAAGTTGGAGGATTACGAATCAAAAAAATATCGACAGTTGCATCAGCTTCAGATCTTAATCCCATTATTAAAACCTATAGTTATCGCAACAGCAGTGGCATATCAACGGGTAAGGTATTATCCGTTCCTCTTTACAGTTATCCCACTAAAGTCTATGCCTGCGATAAAAACGGCACTTGTGGTACATTCGACTATATTGTTAATTCGTCGTCATCAAATGTCACACTAGGAACAGCAGCCGGGAGTACTGTTTCCTACACAAGTGTTATTGTAGCTAATGGTGAAAACGCGGAAAATGGCCAGGAAAGCCACTTTTTCTCGTTCTATCCTGATTTGATCACAGGGGGGTTTCCTTTCGGCCCATCAACTACATTCGATCACTTACGTGGGCTTGAACAGCAAAAAACGGTTTATAAAAAAAACAACAGCATATTCAGCCCAGTAGACGATATACAAAACAACTATAAAACAGATGCATTTGCCCCGACAAAAATCTCAGGTTTGAAAGTTGGGTATCGATTAGAGGGGTGGAACACAGGCTATAATCAAGATCTGTCCGAAAATTACGCTCTTGGCGAATTTGAAGAACAAACAAATTGGTTATACTTAGAAACATCCCAGCACCGTATTTATGATTCTGAGTCTGCTAATTACACTCAGAGTCAGCAGGCAAATGTGTATGGACTCAATCATCTCCAGCTAATCAAGCAAACCGGGATCAATAGCGATGGGACAGTATACATAACAGAACTTAAATATCCGGCGGATTACCCAACCGCAACTGGCGCATTAGCGGAAATGAGAGGCAGCCGGAACATGCAGAACAGTGTTGTGGAGAAGTTGGATAAAGTACAGCGGTCGGGCGATAGCGAAAAATTACTGCAAGGCACGCTGAATACCTATGCTACGATTACCAACACTGGAGCCGTTTCAAGAGTGGTATTGCAGAGTGTCAGCCAAACAGAATTAAACAGTCCCAGCTCAAGTGCCCCTGTTTACGAAGAACAACAAACATTTCGTTATGATAGCTCTGCCAATATTGTAGAAGCCAAGCGGAAAGGCAATCGATACACATCCTACGTTTGGGGTTATAACGCAGCCTTACCCATTGCCGAAATTCAAAATGCAACGGCTTCTGAAGTGCAGGCTCAACTAAGTACTGATGGTACTCTGAGCGATGCAGCCACAATTCGCAATGTCCTTAATAGATTAAGAAGCCAATTGTCTCAAGCTTTAGTAACAGGCTACACTTATTTCCCACATATTGGTATAGAATCAACGACGACTCCAGCGAGTTTAACAACTTATTATGAATATGACAAATTAGCGCGTCTGGAACGAATCCGTAACAACAATCATGACATCATCAAAGAATATGCCTATGCCTACAGAGAGCCCAACACGCTTCCTAACAATGATGAAACCGGCAATCAACCACCTTCCCAATCAGGAAGTATCCCAGATCAAACGATCAGTTTGAATCAGGCTTTTACTTATACGATTCCAACCAATTTGTTCACTGATCCCGAAGGAGAAGCCCTAACCTATTCCATCAATGGTTTACCAAATGGCTTATCATTTACTAATGGTGCCATTACTGGTACAACTACCATGCCGGGTGATTTCCTGATTACATTGACCGCTACCGACTCAGACGGTTTGTCCAGCAGTACAAGCTTTTTTCTGACCGTCAGCAACTGTTCAGGCATCGATCCCTACATCGTAACGGGTACGTTTTCGTCGTCTACACCGGTATCACTCAATGCCATAAATCAGATGGAGACTGATGCGAGTCAGCCTGTTACGATCAACCCAGAAGCAACCGTACAGTTAAAAGCCGGACAACTTATTCAACTTAAACCGGGCTTCACCATTAAGCCGGGGGCTACCTTCCGGGCTTATAACGGGCCTTGTAATTAA